The sequence ATGTATGTAGGCCTGAAAACACGCACAAACACAAGGGTACTATAGGAaaacgaaaataaaaaaatgttactgaagaagtttttttttgatGCAGAGTTACTGAAGAAGTTAAAATTtacattacaatttacaaaagaaagaaaaagggccGTTttcttgacccaaaaaaaaagaaaaaaaagagggccGTTTTGGTTCAAGGAATTCTGATTTCCCAACTCTGTTATCCAAACAGAAAATTCTTCCAATTCTACCCAGTTTCTCCCATTATCAAGCCCATTCCCGTAATACTTCTCTATCTTTCTCACACCTCAAAGCTCAAAACCCTATAAAACCATGAACCCATAAATTCAAACTAAGCTCATTTTCCACAGTGCAAATGGCTTTGGCAATTTCTCATGCTTTTCACTGCCCCAAATTGCAGTTGTCCCAGAGGAATTTCCGCCCTAAAGTCCCAGAGTTAAGGTTCCAGCCTTCTTTCTTCAggtaatttaatttaatcacTTTGTTGGAAACCTTTGTATGCCTCATTCTTTTGAGCCGTTTCTCTGCGTTTGGTTGGTCGGAAAACTGAGATAAGAGTTGGTCAATAGAACGTTCAGTTTTTCGAGGGTCGAATGCTGAATTTTATATAGATATTGTTATAGTTAAGAAATCAGAGAAGTCTGTATGTAGTAAGGTTTGGTTGAGAAACTGCGGGAAACTAGGGGTAGAGTTACAGAGCATTGTagaacttatttgaaatttcataaatGTAAACTTATTCTtagttgttgtttttatttatttaatgggTTTGTGTGGATAATAACGCTACTACAATCATCCAACAACAACTTTATTCAGCTTATTGTTCATGATTTCAATGTATAACTTTAGCAACAGGGTGTTAAACTTATCATATTTCTAGAACAATTCCACAGAATACAAGGATAATTTGTGCGGCTGCGTCTGCAGCTGGAAGTTCTAATCCAGACAGTGACTTAAACCCATATGAGGTAAATTCAGTATGTAAATAGTATAAACCCTTGAAATTGATGTTGCAAGTGACTGAATAAGCGGGTACTCGTTTATGtgtactttatttatttatttgttttctaataACCCCCAGGTTCTCGGTGTGAGCCCCATTGAGGGGTTTGACATGATCAAGGCAGCATatacaaaaaaacacaaggaGGCTGTAAGGAGCGGTGATGAAGCAACTGCTGCCAGAGTAGgtttcaactctctctctctctctttctcttaaaATATTTGGTTGCAACCACCTCATGAACTATATTCTTATGGTTACATACTCATTTATGTAGCTGGAGAAAGCATATGACAAAGTCATGATGGCACAGCTAAGTAATAGGAAGAAAGGTGTGACGTTTGGTTCCTTCAAGGTACATGCAGTGATACtttattttctgaattttcttcCATCAAGGTTTTACGCGCTTCTCAATTTCATCTTTGCAATAATTCCAATTTCAGGTTGAATAATTATCAGCTGCAACATAACAAGAAAAGTTTATTATCATCCTTTTCATCTTCTGCCTTGTACTGATGATTCCtcttatgtatatttttttcaaaattgcaGGTCTCAAAGGACATAAAATATGCTGATAAGCAACCAATTGTACCATGGGGGCCTAGGTTTGTCTACGAATCATGTGACTCCTAATTAGTAGCATAGAAAATAGTGTTGTTGAGAAGATGCATATTAGTGGCTGCTGATTTTGATACTTGGTTAAGCATGCATTCTATTATATGAAGCAAAGAGTAGGTTACCCATGCGTTAGCTAGAGGCTGGTACTTTTGCAGTGTAAATCTCATGCGGACCTCTGGCAATGATGCCACTCACTTGTCATCTCATGACAATGCTGGCTGTTCTTATGAGCCCTCAACATGGACAATGCTATAActattcagaatttttttaatattctgCATTGGCGTTTTTGTGAACATGACTTAAGGCAtgctttttttcaattaaaatatgaaatcgcTTTCATGTCTTTTCTCCATGTGTGATGTATTGACTGTTTTAACAGGATATAAGTAGTCTAGTGGTGGCACTGTATGTTCTAATCTATGGACTTTTAATATGTTTATAGGTTCACCAAGTCTACTGTACAAGATATGCGCATCAACCTGGCAATATCTGCTGTATTTGTAAGTAGTGAAGGAATGGTTGATTATCtttatcctttttcttttattgttttggaAAATATTCTTTGGTGGATGATGTTGGTTATGAAACAATTCTCAAAGGCATCTGACTTTCACGAGGTTTTGAACCTTTGATTACTTTCTGCAGTTTTCTTGTAATTTGTTATACCTTTGTGGTTTCTAGTTTCTATTACATAGATATTTTAGCCTATGTGGAGAGGATGAGTGATATCTTTGAGAGCTAACCAGAATTGTCCTTTTTGAAGGTAACCAGGATGAGTGATATCTAGTGGCATTAGTCTCCAATTTGTTTAGAGTAGGTTCCAGGTTCAAATCTCCCATGGATTCGATACCTATTTGGCAGCTGATTTGAGCAAAACaccatttattttgttatgaaATATCAGGTTAAGAAGGGAGCGTTACCCTGTGCATGTGGTGTGATTTGCATGGCCATTGTACTTCTGCAATAATTTTTGCCGGGCAGAATTATACGGTCCTAGCACAACTTATATATTTCGGCAAAATAATCATtcatgtttcttttgtttttattctaCTTGATTTCCTATTTTTGTACCCTCATCTTTTTGCAGATTGCTTGGCTTCTTATCAAGCGGAATGCTGAATATAAACCCCTGCAGTTTTTAACTTTTGCATTTGTTTATCGGATCTTTGAGAAGTTGAAATCCTTTGAACCACCTGTATCTCCAACATATACAGTGAGTCATATTGCTAAACATAGATTGCCTctcattattttcattttttgaaacCATATTCAGGAACTTATGATGAGCTTTATTTActattttgaattacttttCGATCTAATTGTGCTATTGATGCAGGAAGATGGTGAGGAGGCAGGGAGGGGACTGCAAACGGGAAAACGGCTGCTTCGTTCTCTTGCCCTAGTGTTTGGCTGTATTGCTGTTGCTTCTCTGGTATATTATCTTGTTTGAATTATTGGTGCCCTAGTGTTTGACAGGGAGGGGTTATAAATTAGGGGATTGAAGTTCTGTTCTGGTTGTTTAATTTGGCTCCCGATCTTAATATTTGGTTATGTTATAATTTCAATTCCTCTTGTTTATGTTAATTTCACCAGTAGTCTTGGTTAATTTCTTGCAGGGATACACCGGTCTTCTGAATTTGATTGAGTTTACGGGTAGCTTTATTCCTGCTGCTCTTTACAATAACCAGGTATTGCTAGTATAAACATCTTTGCATTTATCTGATAGACTTCGTTGTATAATGTTGTACGCTTGGGAAAATCTTTTAATAAACCATTTGTGAAAATCTTTCTGCGCATGCAGGAATTGATAATCACCACAGCAACTGCAGGCATGCTCTACATTCTGGCATCATATTATAGGTGATGAAAAATGTTTGTAAATCGGAGAGACATGCAGCAGCAAGCAATCATGCGCCAACTACTGATGCTATTCTGTACCAATTTAGctgtcaaaatttaaaaaaaaaagaaggagaaatcAATGTTGtaagttgaaattttgagttgaaattttgagaGGAAGGCTGTTCGAATTCAGTTTTATCTTGTGTTGCGTTGTAtgaaaattccttttttttgtcttttcaaaAAGATacattacaaagaaaaatggcATTTGCGTTATGAAGATTAACAGAACAAATATTcttgatatataaaaaaagaaaagaaaaaacagaaacaaataCTCTCAATCATGCAATCAAAGATTCAGAGGACATGCCAAATGATGGATGCGGATTAGTTAGTTGGATGGgacagcaacaacaacaatacgCGATGTTTTATCCAACAATTTTTAAGATTGGGCAAGCCTGTACACGATCTAACAATAGTTAAGCCCATATTTTGGGGCCCGGGTCGGGTCGGTTGGGTTAAACAAAACGACAGCCTCCACTTGCCTCCTCTCCACATAAGAGAAGGGCCTCCTCTCTCATAAGAGGAGGACATTACTCTCCCAAacaaaaaggggaaaaagaagTACTATTTATAGAAGCTGAGATTTTACACTGAGACAGAGTTAGCCACCGATTTAATACGAAGAATGGAGGGAAGCGCGCGCTAGGGTTTAATCAAATCCGATTATCACCGATTCTTAAACCCAAGGAAGGGTTTTtccagttttcttcttcttcgttttGTCCTAATTGAAAAACCCTAGGATTTTCTATCAATCGTATCAATTAGTGTGTGAATTAAAGAAACTAGGTCAAGATGAGGATTATGATCAAAGGAGGTGTGTGGAAGAACACCGAGGATGAGATCCTCAAGGCGGCGGTCATGAAATACGGGAAGAACCAGTGGGCTCGAATATCGTCGCTCTTGGTTCGCAAATCGGCTAAGCAGTGTAAGGCTCGCTGGTACGAATGGCTCGACCCCTCCATCAAAAAGGtaatatattgttttattattattgttattactATCACTTTTGTTCAGTTTGATGTTTGGTTACTGAAGAAATAGAGGAGATTGtgaaaatttgtaatgtgGAGTTATTTAGGATTTGTGTGGTGCTTCTGAAAACTGATTTggttatattttgattttttcaatCTGCTTGGTTTCTTTCAGTTGTTTAAATattccactttttttttagtttgggTTACCATTACACTGAGATGGGagcaaaatatgaaatttgttaTTCTATTTGGTATTTAGTTGTTTTTTCCTCTTACCCTAAGTCTATTTCGCATCCTTTGGTttgcctttatttttgttttagttaGATGGATTTGTATGCTGATTCAATTACCCTGATTCTTGCAGACTGAGTGGACTAGAGAAGAGGATGAGAAGCTTCTTCATCTTGCTAAGCTCATGCCTACACAATGGAGAACCATTGCCCCAATTGTTGGTCGTACACCATCCCAATGTCTGGAGCGGTATGAGAAACTGCTTGATGCAGCCTGCGTTAAGGACGACAACTATGAACCAGGTGATGATCCACGGAAATTGCGCCCTGGAGAGATTGACCCCAATCCTGAGTCAAAGCCTGCTCGCCCAGATCCTGTTGATATGGATGAGGATGAGAAGGAGATGCTTTCCGAGGCACGAGCTCGGTTAGCAAACACTAGGGGCAAGAAGGCCAAAAGGAAAGCCAGGGAGAAACAGCTTGAAGAGGCCAGAAGGCTTGCTTCACTacagaaaagaagagaattaAAAGCTGCTGGAATTGATACTAGACAGCgaaagaggaaaaggaagggAATAGACTACAATGCCGAAATTCCCTTTGAGAAGAAGCCTCCTCCAGGCTTTTATGATGTTGCTGATGAAGATAGACCTGTGGAACAGCCTCAGTTCCCTACGACCATTGAGGAACTTGAAGGGAAAAGAAGGATTGATGTGGAAGCGCAGTTAAGAAAGCAAGATATtgcaaagaacaaaattgCTCAAAGGCAGGATGCTCCCTCAGCTATTCTACAAGCCAACAAGTTGAATGATCCAGAAACAGTTAGGAAGAGATCAAAACTGATGCTTCCTGCACCCCAAATTTCAGACCATGAgctggaggaaattgcaaagATGGGTTATGCGAGTGATCTTGCAGGGAGTGAAGAACTCACAGAAGGGAGTGGTGCAACTCGAGCTCTTCTTGCAAACTATTCCCAGACACCAAGGTTGGGAATGACACCTCAAAGAACACCTCAAAGAACACCTTCTGGAAAGGGTGACGCAATCATGATGGAAGCAGAAAATTTGGCCAGGTTGAGAGAGTCTCAAACACCGTTATTAGGAGGAGATAATCCAGAGTTGCACCcatcagatttttctgggGTCACTCctagaaaaaaggaaattcaAACACCAAATCTGATGCTGACTCCTTCTGCAACTCCTGGAGGTGCGGGTCTTACACCTAGAATTGGCATGACTCCAACAAGGGATTCTTTTGGCATGACTCCAAAGGGGACTCCCATTAGGGATGAGCTCCGTATcaatgaagaaattgatatacATGATAGTGCAAAATTGGAGCAACGAAGAAACTTGCAATTTGGTTTAGGCAATTTACCACAGCCGAAGAATGAGTACCAGATAGTCATGCAACCAGTTCCAGAAGATAATGAAGAACCCGAggagaaaattgaagaagacATGTCTGATAGGCTAGCTAGAGAAAGAGCTGAGGAAGAAGCACGCCAGCAGGCGTTACTTAGGAAGAGATCAAAAGTATTGCAGAGGGAGCTCCCCAGACCACCAGCTGCCTCATTGGAATTTATTAGAAATTCCTTGACAAGAGCAGATGGAGACAAGAGTTCCTTTGTTCTTCCTACTTCAGTTGAGCAGGCTGATGAAATGGTTAAAAAGGAACTTCTTAGTGTACTGGAGCATGATAATGCCAAGTATCCACTTACTGAGAAAGTAGACAAACGGAAAAAGAAAGGTGCCAAGCGCAGTGCTGGTGGACCTAGTGCTTCTGTCCCTGTGATAGAAgattttgaagaagatgaaatgaCAGAGGTGTGTTTTTAGTTCCTCTTATATGTGATTGCTTTCATAATGCCACTTTCATACGgacacacatacatacatgGAGGTGTTGGTACTGtcttcttttattcaatttattaGGTACTGTTTCATATGTGCCTGGGTTGACAAAAATCTAATCTTGTTTAAGCATTATGTTTTGTTATGTAGCAAAGGGTTTGCTAAAAAGCAGCTGTATGAGTATTTAGTGGAGTGAATTTTGACTTCTTACTTTAAAATACGTGTGTGTAGTTATGTACTTCTATATGGATATGATAAAAGATTTGTTCCCCCAAATTAGTGTAGTGAGATCTGATGTGTGTTGAGACAGACTGAGACTGAAGTTTAACAAACTATTAGTATTGAAAAGGTGAAGCAATAATGTAAACTTAAAATGAGATTGTTCCAAGAGTCCTAAACACGGGTGTACATAATAGATGGTCATTTCAAAAAGATCTTTTAAAAGTATAGATTGATGAATTTACACTCCTTAGATAGTTTGCAATCAGTTGTTCGCTGGGGCATGATGAAATTATACAAGATGTTCAATTCTTTGTGTTGActgtttttttattcatttcgACAGAGTGTCCTTCATTTTTCTAGACTGCCTTTGAGCATGTCTAATGATTATATATCTGCATATTGTTTATGATCTCCATGTTGTAAGTTAAACTTAAAATGAGATTGTACCAAGAGTCCTAAACATGGGTGTACATAATAGATGGTCATTTCAAAAAGATCTTTTAAAAGTATAGATTGATGAATATAGACTCTTTAGATAGTTTACAATCAGTTGTTCACTGGGGCATGATGAAATTATACCAGATGTTCAATTCATCGTGTTgactgttttttattttattcattttgatCCAatgtctttcatttttctagaCTACTTTTAAGCATGTCTAATGATTATATATCTGCATATTGTTTATGATCTCCATGCTGTAAGCAGGCTGGTTCAAtgataaaggaagaggctcAGTATCTTCGTGTTGCAATGGGCCATGAAGAAGAATCCCTTGATGAATTTGTTGAAGCACACAAAACTTGCCTAAACGATCTCATGTACTTGCCTACTCGTGGTGCTTATGGTCTATCAAGCGTTGCTGCAAATATGGAGAAACTTGCGGCATTGCAGAATGAATTTGAGaatgtgaagaagaagatggaagatgATATCCAGAAGGCAGCAAGCATTGAGAGCAAAGTTAAAGTTCGGACATATGGTTATGAGGTATGATTCTGTCTTGTATAATGCTtgctgattttattttattttggttatagGAAGAGTTTTTTATTGTTAGAGCAAGGCCTCTGTGTGCATTTTTTTCCACACATGTTATGGaaatttcttgttcttttattcTAGCATATGGTTACCATTGTTAGTTTCCTTTGAGAACCAAAGTGGTGCTCCAATGGAATATTCTTTtgccctccctccctccctcaaGCCTATGGTTACACAAATATGCTACTTTCTATTCTTGCTTTGCGATTCAGTGATCATATGTGACTTTCAAGCTTAAGTGATGCAGGAGCATCTACGAAGTTCTTTTAGATTACTTAGGCTCGTTAGTGAATTGGGCTAGGGTTCTAGTTTCTTTAAATTAATAGttacttcttttgttttcctaggactaggattttttttatttcctgttttggtttttaatttcctttgtCAATTAGGTTTTCTTTATTCTAGTATAAATAGGCTATTAAGAGACTCTTTATGcagtttttttaatcaatataTCAGTATAATTTCAGACTTTAGTCTATAGAGTTTTCTTTGGTAATTTTGCCCTAGAACTCAATTATCTTCGTTCCAACTTCAATTATACTGCTGTATCCTTCTATTCTCTGTATTTTTGGGATGTTTGGGTCGCTGGGCAGCAGCTTGTAACCACTGCTCTGCATTATTAAGGTACAAGATGCTTGCAATTGATAGGCTGGGGTTTGTATAATAAACTTTCAAAGCTTAAATTAACAGAATTGTACGCAGAACTCCTGAAAAGTGTAACAAAAACCTCATCCGGAGTTGTGCTAAAAATTCATAGGCCTTCCTCTCGTTATCTGAGTATGAGCTCTTGTAATATACAAAACACCCATACTTTAGTAATTATTCAAGTAATTGCTAGTGGACATTGGACTCCTTATATTTTTGGCATTGAATAAGATTCATCTCCATCTGATGTTTTGCACACAACCCAAACGAATGATACTTAAAGTTgctaaaaatgaaaagtatcAAAGTATTGATCTTTGGCTGCATTGAGTACCATCATGATCTGGTTAGCGAAGTTTTTCTAACACGTGTGTGTATTTCTTGTGTAATTATATCTCAAGTATAGAAGTGAAACATATTTTATTACAGTATGGTGCCAGGGTCCCTATGCATAACTGCTTAACCCAACTAATGTTAGATTGAACAAATTAACTGAGAGGTGCATTGCTTTTTAGTTGTGGAAATTGTTtgaaaccaaatttatttatcttttgtcCTTTCTTATTTTCCAGATGCGAGCTAAAGATGGTCTTTGGCCAAAAATTGAGGAGACTTTTAAGCAGATGGACACGGCTGCAAAAGAACTTGAGTGCTTCAAAGCTTTACAGAAGCAAGAAAAATTAGCGGCATCACACCGGATAAATAATATCTGGGAGGAAGTTCAGAAACAAAAGGAGCTTGAGCGAAATTTACAAAAGCGGTATGGAGATCTTGTAGTGGAGGTGGAAAGGGTACAGCACCGTATGGATGAATACAGAGCACAAgcagaaaaacaagaagaaattgcAGCCATGAATTGTGATCAAGAGTTGGCTGAGGCCACAGAAAATGTGACTGTTCTGCAGACAACTGAGAATCCTGATCCTACAACTGCTTCAGATGAGCTTGGGAGCACTGTTCCTGGTGGTGCATCTAATGGTGAAGCTACAAATCTGCAAATGGATGGTGATAAGGACATTGATGCTGTAAAAGATCGCGAGACAGTGTCCAGGGATGTTAACTTACCTGCTAACATGCCTTCTGCTGTGGAAGGAGAGAATGATCCAAATTCTCAGCTCACTAGCTCAGGTGGAATACACTCCAGTGGGGTTGCAGCTCAAGACTCTGTTAGCAAAGGAGATAATGTTTCTAACAATCTGGTTGCAACTGAAAACAAAATGGTAAATGATCCTGATGATGGGGTAATTAGTGACAATATGACAAGTAGTGCTGTAGCCGAGGATCAAAAAGTTGAGATGCAACAGAACTTGACTGAACTTGAAGGCAGTGTTCAAGCAGCAGGGGATGGTGGTTTGGCTAATGGGAGTACCACCATTGTTTCTATTGAAGGAGAGGTGGAGAATTCAGCTGAAAACGCAGCACCAAATCTAAACGTGTTCAATGGTGAGGAGACAGTGTAGTTTGGGTGATGAACTTTTGCTAGTCAAAACGTTGGTGGATAGGTTCCCAGTTGGGAACCGGTATGGGATTGTCAATCGGAAATTGTTCCCTACTTGATGATTTGGAAGATAATTGTTATCGTTTTCAAAATCGTGCCAATCCATATGCTTCACCTGAAAGAACAATTGAGATCGTTTTCTGGTCTTCATACGGTGTAATTGTTATTAGATTGAGGAGCTATTGTTGtttacccccaaaaaaaaaaaaaaaaaattgacgaGAACAAGAGAGATTGAGGAACTCTTTTTGaaactcttttcttttttagaatATCTACCGTCGATTTCTTTATTGTTCTGGTACCTGTCAA comes from Prunus dulcis chromosome 6, ALMONDv2, whole genome shotgun sequence and encodes:
- the LOC117630859 gene encoding cell division cycle 5-like protein, with product MRIMIKGGVWKNTEDEILKAAVMKYGKNQWARISSLLVRKSAKQCKARWYEWLDPSIKKTEWTREEDEKLLHLAKLMPTQWRTIAPIVGRTPSQCLERYEKLLDAACVKDDNYEPGDDPRKLRPGEIDPNPESKPARPDPVDMDEDEKEMLSEARARLANTRGKKAKRKAREKQLEEARRLASLQKRRELKAAGIDTRQRKRKRKGIDYNAEIPFEKKPPPGFYDVADEDRPVEQPQFPTTIEELEGKRRIDVEAQLRKQDIAKNKIAQRQDAPSAILQANKLNDPETVRKRSKLMLPAPQISDHELEEIAKMGYASDLAGSEELTEGSGATRALLANYSQTPRLGMTPQRTPQRTPSGKGDAIMMEAENLARLRESQTPLLGGDNPELHPSDFSGVTPRKKEIQTPNLMLTPSATPGGAGLTPRIGMTPTRDSFGMTPKGTPIRDELRINEEIDIHDSAKLEQRRNLQFGLGNLPQPKNEYQIVMQPVPEDNEEPEEKIEEDMSDRLARERAEEEARQQALLRKRSKVLQRELPRPPAASLEFIRNSLTRADGDKSSFVLPTSVEQADEMVKKELLSVLEHDNAKYPLTEKVDKRKKKGAKRSAGGPSASVPVIEDFEEDEMTEAGSMIKEEAQYLRVAMGHEEESLDEFVEAHKTCLNDLMYLPTRGAYGLSSVAANMEKLAALQNEFENVKKKMEDDIQKAASIESKVKVRTYGYEMRAKDGLWPKIEETFKQMDTAAKELECFKALQKQEKLAASHRINNIWEEVQKQKELERNLQKRYGDLVVEVERVQHRMDEYRAQAEKQEEIAAMNCDQELAEATENVTVLQTTENPDPTTASDELGSTVPGGASNGEATNLQMDGDKDIDAVKDRETVSRDVNLPANMPSAVEGENDPNSQLTSSGGIHSSGVAAQDSVSKGDNVSNNLVATENKMVNDPDDGVISDNMTSSAVAEDQKVEMQQNLTELEGSVQAAGDGGLANGSTTIVSIEGEVENSAENAAPNLNVFNGEETV
- the LOC117631356 gene encoding uncharacterized protein LOC117631356; translation: MALAISHAFHCPKLQLSQRNFRPKVPELRFQPSFFRTIPQNTRIICAAASAAGSSNPDSDLNPYEVLGVSPIEGFDMIKAAYTKKHKEAVRSGDEATAARLEKAYDKVMMAQLSNRKKGVTFGSFKVSKDIKYADKQPIVPWGPRFTKSTVQDMRINLAISAVFIAWLLIKRNAEYKPLQFLTFAFVYRIFEKLKSFEPPVSPTYTEDGEEAGRGLQTGKRLLRSLALVFGCIAVASLGYTGLLNLIEFTGSFIPAALYNNQELIITTATAGMLYILASYYR